In Saccharicrinis fermentans DSM 9555 = JCM 21142, a genomic segment contains:
- a CDS encoding COG1470 family protein: MRRKSYLMLLSVLAMITMLSQPAHAEGDVEVYTANTKISVPPGESLSYKLQIINNSEQTKLCNLYITGIPRSWDYSLKSGAYSVKQIAVLPGEKQSVDLKVEVPLKVNKGNYPITVKAGEAQLPLVVNITQQGSNKTEFTTEQANMQGHSKADFSFKADLRNRTGEKQLYALRSNAPKGWRVTFKPNYKQATSVEIEPNASKDVTIEVKPPHSISAGTYQIPVKAVNNFSSAELELEVVIEGTYEMEVTTPTGLLSADITAGSTETIDLLVKNTGSSPLNKVKMSASKPSGWEVTFKPEEIEEIAAGKNASVKATIKAAKKSIAGDYLCNITAKVPEVTDKISFRMAVKTPAIWGWLGIVVIVGAIAGVAFLFRKYGRR; encoded by the coding sequence ATGAGAAGAAAATCTTATTTGATGTTGTTATCTGTTTTGGCTATGATAACAATGCTAAGTCAACCAGCGCATGCAGAAGGAGATGTAGAAGTGTATACGGCCAATACAAAAATCTCAGTGCCTCCGGGTGAATCTTTAAGTTATAAACTACAAATTATTAATAATTCCGAGCAAACAAAGCTTTGTAACTTATATATTACGGGTATACCTCGAAGTTGGGATTATAGTTTAAAATCAGGGGCTTATAGTGTAAAACAGATAGCAGTATTGCCGGGTGAAAAGCAATCTGTTGACTTGAAGGTAGAAGTGCCACTGAAAGTAAACAAAGGAAACTATCCAATTACTGTTAAAGCCGGAGAAGCGCAGCTACCTTTGGTTGTTAATATCACCCAACAAGGAAGCAATAAAACTGAGTTTACAACTGAGCAAGCCAATATGCAAGGTCATTCTAAGGCTGACTTTTCTTTTAAAGCCGATTTAAGAAACAGAACAGGCGAAAAGCAGCTTTATGCATTGCGCAGCAATGCCCCCAAAGGTTGGCGTGTTACCTTTAAACCAAATTATAAACAAGCAACATCGGTGGAAATAGAACCCAATGCTTCTAAAGATGTGACTATTGAAGTGAAACCACCTCACAGTATTAGTGCCGGTACCTATCAGATACCCGTTAAAGCAGTGAATAACTTTAGTAGTGCTGAGCTGGAATTAGAGGTGGTAATAGAGGGTACTTATGAAATGGAAGTAACAACGCCTACAGGTTTATTAAGTGCAGATATAACGGCAGGAAGTACAGAAACGATTGATTTGTTGGTGAAAAATACAGGTTCTAGTCCTTTGAATAAAGTTAAAATGAGCGCTTCGAAACCTTCGGGTTGGGAGGTGACTTTTAAGCCGGAAGAGATTGAAGAGATTGCTGCCGGAAAAAATGCGAGCGTTAAAGCTACCATTAAAGCAGCTAAAAAATCAATTGCTGGTGACTACCTGTGTAATATAACAGCTAAGGTGCCTGAAGTGACAGATAAAATTTCCTTTAGAATGGCGGTTAAAACGCCTGCTATTTGGGGATGGTTAGGTATAGTGGTTATTGTGGGAGCCATAGCTGGTGTGGCGTTTTTATTTCGTAAATACGGAAGGAGGTAA
- a CDS encoding DUF4340 domain-containing protein, translating to MFRKFNLKTLSVTFGVLLAIVVITYFVDRSKGVNTLKSVLFHIQTEDINSVVVYPKVLNGGKIELKKEGDIWKVWADGKSYNGDAGIISGLIHQVNDLKPLRLASKNKDSWKKYELTDSLSSKIELLKDAEVLETLYIGKFSYVQSKQNPMMMQQYPYQRGPQGTMTTYVRAGKDHEVYAVEGFLGSTVNRNVDAFRNKQILKVDKNNLSKISFTYPADSSFTMIKNEDTWMSDGVALDSAKVANYLSKISSLRGSSFTDDVPANYNYTVQFQDQQMVMSEVKAWVDGEDVKLNSSQNTGSIFSEKREVNFSTLFVSKAALK from the coding sequence TGTAAATACCTTAAAAAGCGTACTCTTCCATATTCAAACAGAAGACATAAATTCTGTGGTGGTATATCCTAAAGTATTGAATGGAGGAAAAATTGAATTGAAAAAAGAAGGAGATATATGGAAGGTTTGGGCTGATGGTAAAAGTTATAATGGTGATGCTGGAATCATTTCGGGATTGATTCATCAAGTAAATGACTTAAAACCTTTACGGTTGGCTTCTAAGAATAAGGATAGCTGGAAAAAATATGAGCTAACAGATTCTCTTTCCTCAAAGATTGAGTTGCTCAAAGATGCTGAGGTGCTGGAAACCTTATATATTGGTAAATTCTCTTATGTTCAATCAAAACAAAACCCAATGATGATGCAGCAGTATCCTTACCAAAGAGGACCACAAGGTACGATGACCACCTATGTAAGAGCAGGTAAGGATCATGAAGTGTATGCTGTTGAAGGTTTCTTGGGTAGCACTGTTAATCGTAATGTGGATGCCTTTAGAAATAAGCAAATTTTAAAAGTGGATAAAAATAACTTGAGCAAGATATCCTTTACTTATCCTGCTGATAGTTCATTTACAATGATTAAAAATGAGGATACATGGATGAGTGATGGAGTGGCATTAGATTCAGCTAAAGTGGCTAATTACTTATCTAAAATTTCCTCTTTAAGAGGCTCTTCATTTACGGATGATGTTCCGGCTAATTACAACTATACTGTTCAATTTCAAGATCAACAGATGGTTATGTCTGAAGTGAAAGCATGGGTCGATGGTGAAGATGTAAAGTTGAACTCTTCGCAAAATACAGGAAGCATATTCTCTGAAAAAAGAGAGGTTAACTTTTCTACTTTGTTTGTTTCTAAAGCTGCCTTGAAATAG
- a CDS encoding ABC transporter ATP-binding protein, with amino-acid sequence MGNPVIKIESLSKKYNQTTVVDDLNLQIEKGEIFGLLGPNGAGKSTTIRMILGLAEPSQGNVEVCGYSSQYEPIKVKERVGFLPEDVGFYHQMTGYENLMLTARLNQIPSNEAKLRVIELLKLVGLGHEADKKTGAYSKGMKQRLGLADVLIKKPQVIILDEPTLGLDPKGMNEFLEQIKNLSLKEGLTVLFSSHHLQQVQHICDRVGLFVKGKLIASGDIGSLSAELFSDSLVQIQAGIAINENNGSSGQGIQQLKSSILNIEGVSQVNLQDDILTMACTRDVCSMVAKQIVAANIDLTFLQKKEYGLNDIYNKYFEGGDHGK; translated from the coding sequence ATGGGTAATCCTGTTATCAAAATAGAATCGCTGTCAAAAAAATACAATCAAACAACGGTAGTCGATGATCTGAATTTACAAATAGAAAAAGGAGAGATTTTTGGTTTGCTGGGACCTAATGGTGCCGGCAAATCCACTACTATACGTATGATACTGGGTCTGGCAGAACCGTCGCAAGGAAATGTTGAAGTGTGTGGTTATTCATCGCAATATGAGCCCATAAAAGTGAAGGAAAGGGTGGGCTTTTTGCCAGAGGATGTTGGTTTTTATCATCAAATGACGGGTTATGAAAACCTAATGCTTACAGCACGACTTAATCAAATACCTTCGAACGAAGCTAAGTTAAGGGTCATAGAATTACTAAAATTGGTTGGCCTAGGACATGAAGCGGATAAAAAAACAGGCGCTTATTCAAAAGGGATGAAACAACGGCTGGGACTAGCCGATGTACTTATTAAAAAACCACAAGTTATTATTCTTGATGAGCCTACATTGGGACTGGATCCTAAAGGTATGAATGAGTTTTTAGAACAAATCAAAAACTTGAGCTTAAAAGAGGGTTTGACTGTACTGTTTTCTTCGCATCATTTGCAGCAGGTCCAACACATATGTGATAGGGTAGGTCTCTTTGTGAAAGGGAAGTTGATTGCCTCTGGGGATATCGGTAGTTTATCTGCTGAGTTATTTTCAGATAGTCTGGTGCAAATCCAGGCAGGAATAGCCATAAATGAAAACAATGGCAGTTCCGGACAAGGTATCCAGCAACTGAAATCTTCTATTTTAAATATAGAAGGTGTAAGCCAAGTGAATTTGCAGGATGATATTTTAACGATGGCGTGTACCCGCGATGTTTGTTCTATGGTGGCAAAACAAATAGTAGCTGCGAATATTGATTTAACTTTTTTGCAAAAAAAGGAATACGGCTTAAATGATATCTATAACAAATATTTTGAGGGAGGTGACCATGGAAAATAG
- a CDS encoding ABC transporter permease, giving the protein MISITNILREVTMENSNVLKKQSLSWFKRLLGKQAAESVPDPFRVLVHKEISDHIKSWRFIILIALISLTCIGSMYTALGNISDALKNNNANDIFVFLKLYTVSDGTLPSFFVFVGFLGPLLGIGMGFDAVNSEMNKGTVNRILSQPIPRDYFINAKFTASLVVISVLFFSLSFLVMGIGLIAIGIPPTPEEFIRILLFTIAAIIYVSFWLNLSILFSIKFIQPATSALTGISVWLFFSIFYNMLVNVIFSMLVPAGRNLSLMGERMKLNILQLAPNQLFNEITNVLLTPTVRSVGPLTMEQVKGAIPGPIPVLQSVMLIWPQIIGIIALTVICFVVSYLLFVKREIRST; this is encoded by the coding sequence ATGATATCTATAACAAATATTTTGAGGGAGGTGACCATGGAAAATAGTAATGTCTTAAAAAAGCAGTCGCTAAGCTGGTTCAAGAGACTTTTAGGTAAACAAGCAGCCGAAAGTGTTCCGGATCCTTTTAGGGTGTTGGTGCATAAGGAGATATCTGACCATATTAAAAGTTGGCGGTTTATTATTCTCATAGCCCTTATTTCCTTAACCTGCATAGGTTCTATGTATACAGCTTTAGGTAATATTTCAGATGCGCTTAAAAACAATAATGCCAATGATATATTTGTTTTCTTGAAACTTTATACCGTGTCGGACGGAACATTGCCTTCATTTTTTGTTTTTGTGGGCTTTTTAGGACCCTTATTGGGTATTGGAATGGGCTTTGATGCGGTTAATTCAGAGATGAATAAAGGAACGGTTAATAGGATATTATCCCAGCCTATTCCCCGGGATTATTTTATCAATGCCAAATTTACTGCTTCATTGGTTGTTATCAGTGTGTTATTTTTTTCACTGAGTTTTTTAGTGATGGGTATCGGTTTAATTGCCATTGGCATACCACCTACTCCTGAAGAGTTTATTAGAATATTACTCTTCACCATTGCTGCCATTATTTATGTTTCTTTTTGGTTGAATTTATCTATTTTGTTTTCTATTAAATTTATTCAACCAGCAACTTCCGCCTTAACAGGAATATCTGTATGGTTGTTTTTTTCTATCTTCTATAATATGCTGGTAAATGTTATTTTCAGTATGTTGGTTCCGGCAGGAAGAAATTTGTCGCTAATGGGAGAGAGGATGAAGCTGAATATTTTGCAGTTGGCGCCTAATCAGCTTTTTAATGAAATAACCAATGTGCTTTTAACACCTACAGTAAGAAGTGTTGGCCCATTGACGATGGAACAGGTGAAGGGTGCTATTCCTGGTCCTATACCGGTTTTACAAAGTGTAATGCTTATTTGGCCCCAGATAATAGGTATTATTGCTTTAACCGTTATTTGTTTTGTGGTTTCCTATTTACTATTCGTGAAGCGTGAAATAAGAAGTACATAG